Proteins from a single region of Mumia flava:
- the ybaK gene encoding Cys-tRNA(Pro) deacylase, with protein sequence MAKRKNRGAGTGTPATALLESSGATWTAHPYEHDPRAASYGLEAAQALGVAVSRVYKTLLADCDGELTVAVVPVDRQLDLKALARAVGAKRAAMAEPARAERSTGYVVGGISPLGQRTALRTVVDDSVGAWPTIFVSGGRRGLDIELTPQVLIELTAAGSAPIAR encoded by the coding sequence ATGGCGAAGCGCAAGAACCGGGGCGCCGGCACGGGTACGCCCGCGACGGCCCTGCTCGAGTCGTCCGGGGCGACGTGGACCGCGCACCCCTACGAGCACGACCCGCGGGCGGCGTCGTACGGGCTGGAGGCGGCGCAGGCGCTGGGCGTCGCGGTGTCCCGGGTCTACAAGACGCTGCTCGCCGACTGCGACGGCGAGCTGACGGTCGCGGTCGTGCCCGTCGACCGCCAGCTCGACCTCAAGGCCCTCGCACGCGCCGTCGGCGCGAAACGGGCCGCGATGGCCGAGCCGGCGCGGGCCGAGCGCTCCACGGGCTACGTCGTCGGCGGCATCAGCCCGCTCGGCCAGCGCACCGCGTTACGGACCGTGGTCGACGACTCCGTGGGGGCGTGGCCGACGATCTTCGTCTCCGGCGGCCGCCGCGGTCTCGACATCGAGCTGACGCCGCAGGTGCTGATCGAGCTCACCGCGGCGGGGTCCGCACCGATCGCCCGCTGA
- a CDS encoding LON peptidase substrate-binding domain-containing protein has product MEREIPMFPLSSVVLPGQTIALHIFEDRYRELVTHLLRLPETQRRFGIVSIREGYEVGDAGVQSIHRVGVEVRLTDVTEHEDGRYDVTVEAGSRIRLDAGVTSESFMWGHVTELDEPVGDDADLEADRAHAIFDAYRTELNRFRLDASVEALPNDPVELSYVLASSAVLTLPDRQELLEADDAASRLRSYRALVRDEIAAMRAVPSLPAVDVARTSWSPN; this is encoded by the coding sequence GTGGAGCGAGAGATCCCGATGTTTCCCTTGAGCAGCGTCGTGCTGCCCGGGCAGACGATCGCGCTGCACATCTTCGAGGACCGCTACCGCGAGCTCGTGACCCATCTGCTGAGGCTGCCCGAGACCCAGCGGCGCTTCGGGATCGTCTCGATCCGGGAGGGGTACGAGGTCGGCGACGCCGGCGTCCAGTCGATCCACCGGGTCGGTGTCGAGGTCCGGCTGACCGACGTCACCGAGCACGAGGACGGGCGCTACGACGTCACGGTCGAGGCCGGGTCGCGGATCCGCCTCGACGCCGGCGTGACCAGCGAGTCGTTCATGTGGGGTCACGTCACCGAGCTCGACGAGCCGGTCGGCGACGACGCCGACCTCGAGGCCGACCGGGCGCACGCGATCTTCGACGCCTACCGCACCGAGCTGAACCGCTTCCGCCTCGACGCGTCGGTGGAGGCACTCCCGAACGACCCCGTCGAGCTCTCGTACGTGCTCGCGTCGAGCGCGGTGCTCACCCTCCCCGACCGCCAGGAGCTGCTCGAGGCCGACGACGCCGCCTCGAGGCTGCGCTCCTACCGCGCCCTGGTGCGCGACGAGATCGCCGCGATGCGGGCGGTCCCGAGCCTGCCGGCCGTCGACGTCGCCCGGACGTCCTGGTCACCGAACTGA
- a CDS encoding Vms1/Ankzf1 family peptidyl-tRNA hydrolase, with the protein MHFQWLTEQLPTDRMLATVVMDASRDTESGDRAVAMRWSELRRSLDDQGPGAAFSGVLEEQVLRPTRAGGPHGRLVVASEDEVLMDRLLLAPPRKDEAVLTMGPDVFALAREADDTVRYLLAEIDRTGADLVLYDSTSGAVGGSPHRESVDGAHDVLNKIRGGGLSHKRIESRVEDSWERNAETVAADLDRIVLERRPDLLVLTGDVRAVALVQGALGAAAREVAEQVPGGARNNDVNGTFEARVDEVLEAFRERRRGLVLDRFSAEVGRNGLAVTGLARVVDALRKAQVEELVVSDEAIGPVSTLAEIKLWMGEKPLELSMHRDEIRQLSSGDAHARRADLALGTAAAAQDAGITIAYDGAEALLDGVGAVLRWDPAKPSGLTEAQPG; encoded by the coding sequence GTGCACTTTCAGTGGCTCACCGAGCAGCTTCCGACGGATCGAATGCTCGCAACCGTGGTGATGGACGCCAGTCGGGACACCGAGAGCGGTGACCGGGCCGTCGCGATGCGATGGTCGGAGCTGCGGCGGTCGCTCGACGACCAGGGGCCGGGGGCCGCGTTCTCCGGTGTCCTGGAGGAACAGGTGCTGCGCCCGACGCGGGCCGGCGGGCCGCACGGCCGCCTGGTGGTGGCATCCGAGGACGAGGTCCTCATGGACCGGCTGCTTCTGGCCCCGCCGCGCAAGGACGAGGCCGTGCTGACGATGGGCCCCGACGTGTTCGCCCTCGCTCGCGAGGCCGACGACACCGTCCGGTATCTCCTCGCCGAGATCGACCGGACCGGCGCGGACCTGGTGCTGTACGACTCGACCTCCGGCGCCGTGGGCGGGTCTCCCCACCGTGAGAGCGTGGACGGTGCGCACGACGTCCTGAACAAGATCCGCGGTGGCGGGCTGTCGCACAAGCGGATCGAGAGCCGGGTCGAGGACTCGTGGGAGCGCAACGCCGAGACGGTCGCGGCCGATCTCGACCGGATCGTCCTCGAGCGTCGCCCCGACCTGCTGGTGCTGACCGGCGACGTCCGTGCGGTCGCCCTGGTCCAGGGTGCGCTGGGCGCGGCTGCCCGCGAGGTGGCCGAGCAGGTTCCGGGCGGGGCGCGCAACAACGACGTCAACGGCACGTTCGAGGCGCGGGTCGACGAGGTCCTCGAGGCCTTCCGCGAGCGGCGGAGAGGCCTGGTGCTCGATCGTTTCTCCGCCGAGGTCGGCCGCAACGGGCTGGCGGTGACCGGCCTCGCACGGGTGGTCGATGCGCTGCGCAAGGCGCAGGTCGAGGAGCTCGTGGTGTCCGACGAGGCGATCGGTCCCGTGAGCACGCTCGCCGAGATCAAGCTGTGGATGGGGGAGAAGCCCCTGGAGCTGTCGATGCACCGTGACGAGATCCGACAGCTGTCGTCGGGCGACGCGCACGCGCGCCGCGCCGACCTCGCGCTCGGTACGGCCGCCGCGGCGCAGGACGCCGGCATCACGATCGCCTACGACGGCGCCGAGGCGCTGCTCGACGGGGTCGGCGCCGTGCTCCGCTGGGACCCGGCGAAGCCGTCGGGTCTGACCGAGGCTCAGCCCGGCTGA
- the dnaE gene encoding DNA polymerase III subunit alpha translates to MSSRDSFVHLHVHTEYSMLDGAARLSDMFARTADLGMDAIAMTDHGNVFGAYDFYSKARAAGVKPIIGMEAYLTPDTHRGERKRVQWNKGGDDDVSGGGAFTHMTLLAESTTGMHNLFRLSSRSSLEGFFYKPRADRELLAEYAEGLIATTGCPSGEVQTWLRIGDYDKARASAAEFRDIFGKDNFFVELMDHGLSIENRVRDGLLRLAKDLDLRLVATNDSHYTHPEDATAHGALLCVQSGKTLQDPTRFKFDGDGYYIKSPQEMRAIWEDQAGLREACDSTLLIAERCNVEFTEGEGRFMPRYPVPEGESETSWFIKEVERGLQARYPEGVPDYARKQAEYETEVIIGKGYPGYFLVVADFINWAKEQGIRVGPGRGSGAGSMCAYAMRITDLDPIPHGLIFERFLNPERKSMPDFDVDFDERRRGEVIRYVTEKYGDDRVAMIVTYGTIKAKQAVKDASRVLGYPFSMGERITKAMPPAVMGKDVPLKQIFDETHNRYSEGGEFRALYDSDPDAKKVVDTAEGLEGLKRQWGVHAAGIIMSSEPLLDIVPVMKREQDGAIITQFDYPTCETLGLVKMDFLGLRNLTVLDDALENIANNRGEQVVLEDLGLDDPDAYALLSRGDSLGVFQLDGGPMRALLRLMKPDNFEDISALIALYRPGPMGADSHTNYALRKIGRQEITPIHPELAEPLEEILSTSYGLIIYQEQVMAIAQKLAGYSLGQADLLRRAMGKKKKEVLDAEYENFEAGMKANGYSPAAVKTLWDILLPFSDYAFNKAHSAAYGVVSYWTAYLKAHYPAEYMAALLTSVRGDKDKSAIYLNECRRMGIKVLPPDVNDSEANFTAVDNDIRFGLSAIRNVGHNVVDAITAAREAEGAYADFSDFMEKVPPVVCNKRVIESLIKAGAFDSLKHFRRALVTVHEDAVDQYVDIKRNAAIGQDSLFAGLDDQAAGFAGASVAVPDVEEWDKTTLLAHEREMLGLYVSDHPLFGLEHVLRAVSDCTIGEVIADEERPDNSNVTVAGLVTGIQRKLTKKGDPWAIVTVEDLEGAINVMLFPSVYTLSGHLLVEDAVVVVKGRLRRKEDTPEISATEVSAADLSVGTEGPVVISVPTSRCTAGVVEQLRDVLASHPGATEVHLRLVGNRSTKVMRLDARLRVSPSSSLIADLKALLGPGCLAS, encoded by the coding sequence CATGACGCTGCTGGCCGAGTCGACCACGGGGATGCACAACCTCTTCCGGCTGTCGTCGCGCTCGTCGCTGGAGGGGTTCTTCTACAAGCCTCGTGCGGACCGCGAGCTGCTGGCCGAGTACGCCGAGGGCCTGATCGCGACCACGGGCTGCCCGTCCGGCGAGGTGCAGACCTGGCTACGGATCGGCGACTACGACAAGGCGCGTGCGTCGGCCGCGGAGTTCCGCGACATCTTCGGCAAGGACAACTTCTTCGTCGAGCTGATGGACCACGGCCTGTCGATCGAGAATCGCGTCCGCGACGGCCTGCTCCGCCTCGCCAAGGACCTCGATCTGAGGCTCGTCGCGACCAACGACTCGCACTACACCCACCCTGAGGACGCGACCGCGCACGGCGCGCTGCTGTGCGTCCAGTCGGGCAAGACGCTGCAGGACCCGACGCGCTTCAAGTTCGACGGGGACGGCTACTACATCAAGTCGCCGCAGGAGATGCGGGCGATCTGGGAGGACCAGGCGGGCCTGCGGGAGGCGTGCGACAGCACGCTGCTGATCGCCGAGCGGTGCAACGTCGAGTTCACCGAGGGCGAGGGCCGCTTCATGCCCCGGTACCCGGTGCCCGAGGGCGAGAGCGAGACCTCCTGGTTCATCAAGGAGGTCGAGCGCGGACTCCAGGCCCGCTACCCCGAGGGGGTCCCGGACTACGCCCGCAAGCAGGCCGAGTACGAGACCGAGGTCATCATCGGCAAGGGCTACCCGGGCTACTTCCTGGTCGTCGCCGACTTCATCAACTGGGCCAAGGAGCAGGGCATCCGGGTCGGCCCGGGGCGCGGGTCCGGTGCAGGCTCGATGTGCGCGTACGCGATGCGGATCACCGACCTGGACCCGATCCCGCACGGCCTGATCTTCGAGCGGTTCCTCAACCCCGAGCGCAAGTCGATGCCGGACTTCGACGTCGACTTCGACGAGCGCCGGCGCGGTGAGGTGATCCGCTACGTCACCGAGAAGTACGGCGACGACCGGGTGGCGATGATCGTCACCTACGGCACGATCAAGGCCAAGCAGGCCGTCAAGGACGCCTCCCGCGTGCTGGGATACCCGTTCTCCATGGGGGAGCGGATCACCAAGGCGATGCCGCCGGCGGTGATGGGCAAGGACGTCCCGCTCAAGCAGATCTTCGACGAGACCCACAACCGCTACAGCGAGGGCGGCGAGTTCCGTGCGCTGTACGACTCCGACCCGGACGCGAAGAAGGTCGTCGACACCGCCGAGGGCCTGGAGGGCCTGAAGCGGCAGTGGGGGGTGCACGCGGCCGGGATCATCATGTCGAGCGAGCCGCTGCTCGACATCGTCCCGGTGATGAAGCGCGAGCAGGACGGCGCGATCATCACCCAGTTCGACTACCCGACGTGCGAGACGCTCGGGCTGGTCAAGATGGACTTCCTGGGGCTTCGCAACCTCACCGTGCTCGACGACGCGCTCGAGAACATCGCGAACAACCGCGGCGAGCAGGTCGTCCTGGAGGACCTGGGTCTGGACGACCCGGACGCGTACGCCTTGCTGTCGCGCGGCGACTCACTCGGGGTGTTCCAGCTCGACGGCGGGCCGATGCGGGCGCTGCTGCGCCTGATGAAGCCCGACAACTTCGAGGACATCTCGGCGCTGATCGCCCTGTACCGCCCGGGCCCGATGGGCGCGGACTCCCACACGAACTACGCCCTGCGCAAGATCGGCCGCCAGGAGATCACGCCGATCCACCCCGAGCTGGCCGAGCCGCTCGAGGAGATCCTGTCGACCAGCTACGGCCTGATCATCTATCAGGAGCAGGTCATGGCGATCGCGCAGAAGCTCGCCGGCTACTCCCTCGGCCAAGCCGACCTGCTCCGGCGCGCGATGGGCAAGAAGAAGAAGGAGGTTCTCGACGCCGAGTACGAGAACTTCGAAGCCGGGATGAAGGCGAACGGCTACTCGCCCGCGGCCGTGAAGACGCTGTGGGACATCCTGCTGCCGTTCTCCGACTACGCGTTCAACAAGGCGCACTCGGCGGCGTACGGCGTGGTGTCCTACTGGACGGCCTACCTCAAGGCGCACTACCCGGCCGAGTACATGGCGGCCCTCCTGACCAGCGTCCGCGGCGACAAGGACAAGTCCGCGATCTACCTGAACGAGTGCCGCCGGATGGGCATCAAGGTGCTCCCGCCCGACGTCAACGACTCGGAGGCCAACTTCACCGCGGTCGACAACGACATCCGGTTCGGCCTGTCGGCGATCCGCAACGTCGGCCACAACGTCGTCGATGCCATCACGGCCGCCCGCGAGGCCGAGGGCGCCTACGCCGACTTCTCCGACTTCATGGAGAAGGTGCCGCCGGTCGTCTGCAACAAGCGGGTGATCGAGTCCCTGATCAAGGCCGGCGCCTTCGACTCGCTGAAGCACTTCCGGCGCGCGCTGGTGACGGTCCACGAGGACGCCGTCGACCAGTACGTCGACATCAAGCGCAACGCAGCGATCGGTCAGGACTCGCTGTTCGCGGGTCTCGACGACCAGGCTGCGGGCTTCGCCGGCGCGAGCGTCGCGGTGCCCGACGTCGAGGAGTGGGACAAGACGACGCTGCTGGCGCACGAGCGCGAGATGCTCGGTCTGTACGTCTCCGACCACCCGTTGTTCGGACTCGAGCACGTGCTGCGTGCGGTCAGCGACTGCACGATCGGCGAGGTGATCGCCGACGAGGAGCGCCCGGACAACAGCAACGTGACCGTGGCCGGGCTGGTCACGGGGATCCAGCGCAAGCTGACGAAGAAGGGTGATCCGTGGGCGATCGTGACCGTCGAGGACCTCGAGGGTGCGATCAACGTGATGCTCTTCCCGTCGGTCTACACGTTGTCGGGCCATCTGCTGGTCGAGGACGCCGTGGTCGTCGTGAAGGGCCGGTTGCGCCGCAAGGAGGACACCCCTGAGATCAGTGCGACCGAGGTGAGCGCCGCCGACCTGTCCGTCGGGACGGAGGGGCCGGTCGTGATCTCGGTGCCGACGTCGCGCTGCACCGCCGGTGTCGTCGAGCAGCTGCGTGACGTGCTGGCGAGCCATCCCGGTGCGACCGAGGTGCACCTGCGGCTGGTCGGCAACCGCAGCACCAAGGTGATGCGGTTGGACGCCCGCCTGCGGGTGAGCCCGTCGTCCTCGCTGATCGCCGATCTCAAGGCGCTCCTGGGGCCGGGCTGCCTCGCGTCGTGA